In a genomic window of Candidatus Chazhemtobacterium aquaticus:
- a CDS encoding ArnT family glycosyltransferase, which yields MKPPRFLRSIPRQELFFISLILLLALSLRLYRIDDYLTFLGDEGRDVRVVRNILQGDPAFIGPQTSIGNMYLGPLYYYMMAPFLLLWNFNPVGPAIMVALLGTLTVAFTWWVGRTWFSPLAGLIAAFLFSISPVAIIYSKSSWNPNPMPFFALLAFWSLYQAWQNRRFLYLLVLGISVAFALQMHYLGLLLFPPLGLLWLVALKRYWNTKDRYSFVKLSLLGFLSFLLLMSPLLLFDIKHDFPNYQAFTAFFTNRQTTINLNPLNSDRFLLVLNKLTDDLVMATSHSYLTLASVTLITLSLFYLIRTSKDKKNFLTLLLWVVTGYLGLVVYKQHVYAHYFGFLFPAYYLLLGVLLSRLISSSLPARFLAVALLLSLSYIYLQHSPLHSPPNNQLSRTQAAVDQIISASGGQEFNFALIAKRNYDESYRYFFELKQAPLVRGEDRLTDQLFVICEDGDACQPEGNPQYQVAIFGPAHVVESWQLDHLKLYKLIPSQ from the coding sequence ATGAAACCACCCCGTTTTCTTCGTTCCATTCCCCGTCAAGAACTTTTCTTCATCTCCCTCATCCTTCTCCTTGCCTTAAGCCTTCGCCTCTACCGCATCGATGATTACCTCACTTTCCTAGGTGATGAAGGCCGCGATGTCAGAGTGGTTCGCAATATTCTTCAAGGCGATCCCGCCTTTATCGGTCCTCAGACCAGTATCGGCAATATGTATCTAGGCCCTCTCTACTACTACATGATGGCTCCTTTTTTATTGTTATGGAACTTCAATCCCGTCGGTCCGGCTATCATGGTTGCCCTGCTTGGTACCCTGACCGTTGCCTTTACCTGGTGGGTTGGTCGTACTTGGTTTTCTCCCTTAGCCGGTTTAATCGCCGCCTTTTTGTTTAGCATCTCGCCAGTTGCCATCATCTACAGCAAGTCTTCTTGGAACCCCAATCCCATGCCCTTCTTTGCTCTTCTTGCTTTCTGGTCTCTCTACCAAGCCTGGCAGAATCGCCGTTTCCTCTACCTTCTAGTCTTAGGTATTAGTGTCGCCTTCGCCCTTCAAATGCACTACCTTGGTTTACTCCTCTTCCCCCCTCTTGGTCTTCTTTGGTTGGTTGCCCTAAAACGTTACTGGAACACCAAGGATCGTTACTCATTTGTTAAGCTTAGTCTCTTGGGTTTCCTTTCTTTTCTTCTGCTCATGAGTCCTCTGCTTCTTTTTGATATCAAGCACGACTTTCCCAATTATCAGGCCTTTACCGCCTTTTTCACCAATCGTCAGACTACCATCAACTTAAATCCGCTTAACTCAGACCGTTTCCTCTTGGTCCTAAACAAACTCACCGATGACCTGGTTATGGCCACCTCTCACTCATATCTGACTCTGGCCAGTGTCACTCTTATTACCCTCTCCCTCTTCTACCTTATCCGTACCTCCAAAGACAAAAAAAACTTCCTCACACTCCTCCTCTGGGTTGTTACAGGGTACCTGGGACTGGTTGTCTACAAGCAACACGTCTATGCCCACTACTTTGGATTTCTTTTCCCTGCCTACTATCTCTTGTTAGGTGTTCTTCTCTCCCGCCTTATTTCCTCCTCTCTACCAGCCCGTTTCCTAGCTGTTGCCCTTCTCTTATCCCTCTCCTATATATATCTTCAACACTCACCCTTACACTCTCCACCCAACAATCAGCTGTCAAGAACACAGGCGGCTGTTGACCAGATCATCTCTGCCAGTGGTGGCCAAGAATTCAACTTTGCCCTCATCGCCAAGCGAAACTACGACGAGTCCTACCGTTATTTCTTTGAGCTAAAACAAGCACCCTTGGTTAGGGGAGAGGATCGGCTCACCGACCAGCTTTTTGTCATCTGCGAAGATGGTGATGCCTGTCAGCCGGAAGGTAATCCTCAGTACCAGGTTGCCATCTTTGGCCCCGCTCATGTAGTTGAGTCTTGGCAATTAGACCACCTAAAACTCTACAAACTCATTCCCAGTCAATAA
- a CDS encoding ATP-binding cassette domain-containing protein, producing MWLREFISEWQGGLLVVSHDRDFLNEVTTSTWELADGFIQPYGGNYEFYKEQKGLQEAAREREVVRLSGEVRKAKKQIEKEKQRVAHSARKDLTRKPDDLDKVRAHYFKERATKTAGRKKRVSEGKRNEILEQLEAVKRKTPAKIRPNLVESDAHRGKRLISARDVSCSYGDMVVIEDGSMDISFGDRIALFGNNGSGKTTWIKGILGLDYVVTTGDIQLAQDINVQLLDQRYAIVDRGQSVLENAQRVAPFIPPGELRQYLARFLFRETPEVNKRASVLSGGETARLALAMMVVQPVDLLVLDEPTNNLDIESIEQIEIVLQEFQGAVLVVSHDISFLRNIGVGKSYVISKKRLSKLMGTPSEGEHFKEELLGAL from the coding sequence TTGTGGCTGAGAGAATTTATCTCTGAATGGCAAGGAGGGCTTTTGGTCGTATCTCATGACCGTGATTTCTTAAACGAAGTTACAACAAGTACATGGGAACTTGCTGATGGTTTTATACAGCCGTATGGTGGTAATTATGAGTTTTACAAAGAACAAAAAGGTTTACAAGAGGCTGCTAGAGAAAGGGAGGTCGTTCGTTTGAGTGGTGAGGTCAGAAAAGCCAAGAAGCAAATAGAAAAAGAAAAACAAAGAGTGGCTCATAGCGCAAGAAAGGACTTAACAAGAAAGCCTGATGATCTAGATAAGGTTCGTGCACATTATTTCAAAGAAAGGGCTACAAAAACCGCTGGGAGGAAAAAGCGTGTTTCTGAGGGTAAAAGAAACGAGATCCTTGAACAGCTAGAGGCAGTTAAAAGAAAAACGCCCGCCAAGATTAGACCTAATTTAGTAGAGTCTGATGCTCACAGAGGCAAGCGGCTAATTTCAGCTCGTGATGTTTCCTGTTCTTATGGCGATATGGTTGTGATTGAAGACGGAAGTATGGATATTAGTTTTGGAGATCGAATAGCCTTATTTGGGAACAACGGGTCTGGAAAAACAACTTGGATTAAAGGAATTCTAGGTCTGGATTATGTAGTAACAACTGGCGATATTCAACTAGCACAAGATATTAATGTCCAACTTCTTGATCAACGGTATGCGATAGTTGATCGCGGTCAATCTGTCTTGGAAAATGCTCAAAGGGTTGCGCCTTTTATTCCACCAGGTGAATTACGACAATATTTGGCACGATTCCTTTTTAGAGAAACTCCGGAAGTAAACAAAAGGGCATCGGTGTTGAGTGGTGGTGAAACAGCAAGATTAGCACTCGCCATGATGGTCGTTCAGCCTGTGGATTTATTGGTTTTGGATGAGCCAACAAATAATTTGGATATTGAATCGATTGAACAGATAGAGATAGTTTTACAGGAATTCCAAGGAGCAGTTTTAGTTGTATCACATGATATTAGCTTCTTGAGAAATATTGGTGTAGGTAAATCTTATGTAATTTCCAAAAAAAGACTTTCAAAATTGATGGGAACTCCTTCAGAAGGAGAACATTTCAAGGAGGAACTCCTTGGTGCACTCTAG
- a CDS encoding glycosyltransferase — MVYTGNLYPHKNLPTLFKAIKLLNGKVNLAIVCARSVFTERAEKYIQREKVSRYVKFLGYVPDKELISLYSQSEALVQPSLIEGFGLTGLEAMAVKTPVIAANASCLPEVYQNAALFFEPLDSNDLYKKNFTATRK, encoded by the coding sequence ATTGTTTATACGGGTAATTTGTATCCGCACAAAAACCTCCCCACCCTATTTAAAGCAATCAAATTATTGAATGGAAAAGTGAATCTTGCGATTGTATGTGCAAGATCAGTTTTTACAGAAAGAGCAGAAAAATATATCCAAAGAGAAAAAGTATCTAGATACGTTAAGTTTCTCGGCTATGTCCCTGATAAAGAATTGATTAGCTTATATTCCCAATCAGAGGCTTTAGTCCAACCTTCGCTTATTGAAGGATTCGGCTTGACGGGATTAGAAGCGATGGCCGTAAAAACTCCAGTGATTGCGGCCAATGCTTCTTGTCTACCAGAGGTTTACCAAAACGCAGCCTTGTTTTTTGAACCACTTGATTCAAATGATCTTTACAAAAAAAATTTTACTGCTACTCGAAAATAA
- a CDS encoding DUF84 family protein, translating to MKVVLGSTSDSKIQILKDTLQPMSRQNLEISGVEVASGVADQPLDETTTIQGAINRAKNALSKTQGYDFAVGLEGGLHDVVNMGYFLICAAAIYDKTNHLSLGIGGKLQLPVEVSSRVKAGEQFGVVIREYEQKHQTDPQALLLIQALISREKAFKQAIQNAYLAYKNKHHFSQFSSAS from the coding sequence ATGAAAGTTGTTTTAGGTTCCACTAGCGATAGTAAAATTCAAATACTCAAAGATACTCTGCAGCCCATGTCAAGGCAAAATCTTGAGATATCTGGAGTTGAGGTAGCGTCGGGGGTTGCTGACCAACCACTAGATGAGACGACCACAATACAAGGAGCTATCAATCGTGCCAAAAATGCGCTTAGTAAAACACAAGGTTATGATTTTGCGGTTGGACTTGAGGGAGGTTTACATGATGTGGTAAACATGGGCTACTTCCTGATCTGTGCCGCCGCCATCTATGACAAAACGAACCATCTCTCACTCGGCATCGGAGGTAAACTTCAACTCCCCGTTGAAGTTTCATCCAGAGTCAAAGCGGGAGAGCAATTTGGAGTAGTAATCCGCGAATATGAACAAAAACATCAAACCGATCCTCAAGCACTTCTGCTTATCCAAGCACTCATATCCAGAGAGAAAGCTTTTAAGCAAGCCATCCAAAACGCATATTTGGCATATAAAAATAAACACCATTTTAGTCAATTCTCATCAGCCTCTTAA
- a CDS encoding DHH family phosphoesterase translates to MLAINIFMSVPTPVLKSIIENDSFLAHAHLGPDADSIGSTLALKLGLESVGKVVHIYCEDTIPEFASFLPHIDQFAVSTLEDALKIYDADIYLSLDSAKWGLITHHTPVPELHLPLVNIDHHSDNHLDTPLAWVDSQYSSTAEMVFHLLNELEIDITPQIATCLLFGILGDTGAFQNLNTDSNSLRIAAILKDKGGDYIQCLIELTRSQEFLELKAWQPLLENLTLSSDGSFVYSTLSPEEIASLEKSPQIGLFANAIIGKINGTKFGAVLAEKQSGITKGALRSRHPDTDVTLIARLLSGGGHPGAAGFRLLKPLKEAKQDFLNAVEYLQKQGKI, encoded by the coding sequence TTGTTAGCCATCAACATATTTATGAGTGTTCCCACCCCAGTTCTTAAGTCCATTATCGAAAACGACAGCTTTCTAGCTCATGCTCACCTAGGCCCTGATGCCGACTCCATCGGATCGACTTTGGCACTTAAACTAGGCCTTGAATCAGTCGGCAAGGTTGTCCATATTTACTGCGAAGACACCATTCCTGAATTTGCCTCCTTCCTACCTCATATTGACCAGTTTGCTGTCTCCACTCTTGAAGATGCTCTCAAAATCTATGACGCTGATATCTACCTCTCCCTCGACTCAGCCAAATGGGGGCTTATAACCCACCACACCCCGGTCCCTGAGCTTCACCTGCCTTTGGTTAACATCGATCATCACTCCGACAATCACCTGGATACTCCATTAGCCTGGGTTGATAGCCAGTACAGCTCCACCGCCGAGATGGTCTTCCATCTCCTTAATGAGTTGGAAATCGATATCACTCCCCAAATTGCCACCTGTTTACTTTTTGGAATCCTGGGCGACACTGGTGCTTTCCAGAATCTTAATACCGACAGCAACTCTCTGCGAATCGCTGCCATCCTTAAGGACAAGGGCGGCGACTATATCCAATGTCTGATTGAACTGACTCGCTCCCAGGAGTTTCTTGAGCTCAAAGCATGGCAGCCCCTTTTAGAGAATCTAACCCTCTCCTCTGACGGCAGTTTTGTTTACTCTACCCTCTCACCAGAGGAGATAGCTTCTCTAGAAAAATCACCCCAAATCGGTCTTTTTGCCAATGCCATTATCGGCAAGATCAACGGCACCAAGTTTGGCGCGGTTCTAGCTGAAAAACAGTCAGGTATCACCAAAGGAGCGCTACGCAGCCGTCATCCCGATACGGACGTCACCCTCATTGCCCGCCTTCTTTCCGGTGGTGGCCACCCCGGGGCCGCTGGTTTTCGCTTGCTCAAGCCCTTAAAGGAAGCCAAGCAGGATTTCCTCAATGCAGTCGAATATTTACAAAAACAGGGTAAAATCTAG
- a CDS encoding glycosyltransferase produces MASKPQVSIVIPNYNEEQNIKRGVLDQVASYLSKAKFTYEVIISDDGSSDSSLDLALAFARKHPHFRVLKNPHGGKAAAVYAGIKAAKGDVVLFTDMDQSTPLKEIEKLLPWYDRGYQVVFGSRGKARKNFPWYRQLTSWGFRFVRQIFLLRDVTDTQCGFKSFKTKVAQQIFPKLEIINKAGTTKGWVVSAFDVELLFLAEKFGYKLKEVDVTWRDEDVATNKSKNFFKESTDMLKQILRVKLNDLKGVYN; encoded by the coding sequence ATGGCCAGCAAACCTCAGGTCTCTATCGTCATCCCCAACTACAACGAAGAACAAAACATCAAGCGTGGTGTTTTAGATCAAGTTGCCAGCTATCTCTCCAAAGCCAAGTTTACCTACGAAGTCATCATCTCCGATGATGGCAGCAGTGATTCGAGTCTAGATTTAGCCCTTGCCTTTGCTCGTAAGCACCCCCACTTTAGAGTTCTAAAAAACCCTCACGGTGGCAAAGCCGCCGCTGTCTATGCAGGTATCAAAGCAGCTAAGGGTGATGTTGTTCTCTTTACCGACATGGATCAAAGCACTCCTCTAAAAGAAATCGAAAAGTTGCTTCCTTGGTATGATCGCGGTTACCAGGTTGTTTTTGGTTCTAGAGGTAAGGCTAGAAAAAATTTCCCTTGGTACCGCCAGCTCACCTCCTGGGGCTTTCGTTTTGTCCGTCAGATCTTCTTGCTTCGTGACGTCACCGACACTCAATGCGGCTTCAAGTCCTTCAAGACCAAAGTAGCCCAGCAAATTTTCCCCAAGTTAGAGATCATCAATAAGGCTGGTACCACCAAAGGCTGGGTCGTCTCTGCCTTTGATGTTGAGCTTCTTTTTCTTGCTGAAAAATTTGGTTACAAGCTCAAAGAGGTCGATGTTACTTGGCGTGATGAGGACGTCGCCACCAACAAATCCAAAAACTTCTTCAAAGAATCAACCGATATGTTAAAGCAAATCCTGCGCGTCAAGTTAAACGACCTAAAAGGCGTCTACAACTAA
- a CDS encoding ArnT family glycosyltransferase has translation MATSSIKTQLRQLLVPKTFLLLIFLFALYFLTRLINLDAIPVFADEAIYIRWAQIMKNEPTLRFLPLSDGKQPLFMWLIIPFLKFVSDPVIAGRLTSVAAGFGTLVGLLALVWYITRSRFSAVLAALLYILTPYTLFFDRMALADSLLAMFSVWSAFFGILLINHPRLDLSLLLGFVLGGAFITKSPGLFFILLQPTLLLIVTTRRKTHFLKILSGWFIAFLLGFAIYNILRLGPNFHLISSRNLDYIFPVSEAITHPLNPLTGNLKATFSWFTLLLTWPVFILLLLSPFANAKKSPYIFALIFWSLLPLLAQAFVAKVYTPRYLLYIIPLLLVVTTISLSDLSKRLKPRLFSILLVVVFAFLGFSSFTLLTNPTQARLPERMRSGYFREWTAGYGLKEIAAYLEQRSQSATLVVGTEGYFGTLPDGLQIYTEGKPNITVIGVGQPVTKLPESLLNSLEEHEVYLLVNNTRNLLTPIELTKLEPIATYPRLPPLSGEAEYLEFFRLHPQPVR, from the coding sequence ATGGCCACTTCTTCCATTAAAACCCAACTCCGCCAACTTCTTGTGCCAAAAACCTTTCTTCTTCTTATCTTTCTCTTCGCTCTCTACTTTCTCACTCGGCTGATTAACCTCGATGCCATCCCTGTTTTTGCCGACGAAGCCATCTATATCCGCTGGGCCCAAATCATGAAGAACGAGCCAACCCTGCGTTTCTTGCCTCTCTCTGACGGCAAACAGCCTCTCTTTATGTGGCTAATCATTCCCTTTCTTAAGTTTGTCTCAGATCCAGTCATCGCCGGCCGTCTTACCTCAGTTGCCGCCGGTTTTGGTACTCTAGTTGGCTTACTCGCCTTAGTTTGGTACATCACCCGTTCCAGGTTTTCTGCTGTCTTAGCCGCCCTCCTCTATATCCTCACTCCTTATACCCTCTTTTTTGATCGCATGGCTCTAGCTGATAGCCTGCTTGCCATGTTCTCTGTCTGGTCGGCTTTCTTTGGTATCTTGCTTATCAACCACCCTCGGTTGGACTTAAGTTTATTACTAGGTTTTGTTTTGGGAGGAGCCTTTATCACCAAGTCACCCGGTCTCTTCTTTATCCTTCTTCAGCCCACATTGTTACTCATCGTTACCACCCGCCGCAAAACCCATTTCCTAAAAATTCTAAGTGGTTGGTTTATCGCCTTCCTGCTTGGATTCGCCATCTACAACATTCTTCGCCTAGGTCCCAATTTCCACCTTATATCCTCCAGAAACCTAGACTATATCTTTCCTGTCTCTGAAGCTATCACCCACCCGCTTAATCCCTTAACCGGCAATCTTAAGGCCACCTTCTCCTGGTTTACCCTGCTTCTTACCTGGCCTGTCTTCATTCTTCTTTTACTAAGTCCCTTTGCCAATGCCAAAAAATCTCCATATATCTTTGCCCTTATCTTCTGGAGCTTGCTCCCCCTCCTGGCCCAAGCCTTTGTTGCCAAGGTCTACACCCCTCGTTATCTGCTGTACATCATCCCTCTCCTCTTAGTCGTTACCACCATCTCACTCTCAGACCTAAGCAAACGTCTTAAGCCTCGTCTATTTTCTATTCTATTAGTCGTGGTCTTCGCCTTTCTCGGGTTTTCCTCATTCACTCTGTTAACTAATCCCACCCAAGCCAGACTGCCTGAACGAATGCGCTCCGGTTACTTCCGCGAGTGGACTGCCGGCTACGGCCTTAAAGAAATCGCCGCATATCTTGAACAACGCTCTCAGTCCGCCACCCTGGTTGTTGGCACTGAAGGCTACTTTGGCACTCTGCCCGATGGTCTTCAGATCTACACCGAGGGCAAGCCCAACATCACCGTTATTGGCGTTGGCCAGCCAGTCACCAAGTTACCCGAATCCCTCCTGAACTCTCTTGAAGAACACGAGGTTTACCTGCTGGTTAACAACACCCGTAATCTGCTAACTCCGATTGAGTTAACCAAGCTAGAACCCATCGCCACCTATCCTCGCCTACCTCCTCTCTCAGGTGAGGCCGAGTATCTTGAATTTTTCCGACTCCACCCTCAGCCGGTTCGTTAA